In the genome of Magnolia sinica isolate HGM2019 chromosome 2, MsV1, whole genome shotgun sequence, one region contains:
- the LOC131226432 gene encoding uncharacterized protein LOC131226432, with amino-acid sequence MLCYLKEDFQIHRAPFLVSLFSSFPSFIFHQEILHRASSSIEKSSIERHLPSCSLIRESSSLPLCYCDAVVLPLLRKAIQNGTKAAKMHKRGRNLMHDCSNA; translated from the exons ATGCTATGTTATTTGAAAGAGGATTTCCAAATTCATCGAGCGCCTTTCCTCGTTTCCCTCTtttcctcttttccctctttcatCTTCCATCAAGAAATCCTCCATCGAGCATCATCTTCCATCGAGAAATCCTCCATCGAGCGTCATCTTCCATCCTGCAGTCTGATTAGAG AAAGTAGCAGTCTCCCTCTCTGCTACTGTGATGCTGTGGTGCTGCCATTGCTGAGAAAAGCAATTCAAAATGGAACAAAGGCAGCAAAGATGCATAAAAGAGGAAGGAATCTGAT GCACGATTGTTCCAATGCTTGA